Part of the Nocardioides perillae genome is shown below.
AGGCCGACGTGCGTACCGGCCACGCCGAAGGGGCCTTGGTCTCCCCCGGGCAGCATGTCCCGGGGCACCTCGTCGACGCGGCCCACCCCCAAAGTCCTGAACAGGTCCCGCCAGGGCACGTACTCCCCGAAGGGCACCAGGTGACGCTTGACGTAGGCGCGACCGACATCGTGCCCGTCGCGCCACACACGCGTCAGGTTCACCGCCGTCCCGGTCCGGGGGCCGTCCTCGATCGTGCCGACCAGAACCGGGGCGTCCACGGCGGCGCTTGCACGAACGAGGTCCGCACGGACGTCCGCGTCCGCGCCGGGATCGACGGCCGTCGAGTTCTCAGGCCAGAGCACCAGGTCGGGCGCGATGGGCACGCCCCCGTCCGCAACCGGCCTGACCGTCCCGCCTGTCCGGCCGATCCCTACCGTGGCCTCGGCCAGCCTGTCGGTGACCTCGCGGTGGTGTGCCGCCAACTGGGTGCCGTCCCCCGGCACGCCGCCTTGCACCACCGCCACGGTGAACGTCTCGGCGTCCGCGACCCATCCTGACCCGAGCGATGCCGGCGGCCACAGCAATGGCGCGGACAGCAGCGTCGCCGAGACCCCGGCGGTGCCCAGCGCTCCAGCGGCCCGAGCCCTGGGTCGCCGGAGCGGGCACCGCAGCCGCCGCACCGTCATGGTCGCCACCCAGGCCGCGAATGAGCCGGACAGGAACACCACCATCGAGGTGCCAGGCACACCGACCAGCGCGAGCCAGCCGGCCCACGGCGCGTCCACCGCCGACCACGCCAGTCGGGGCCACGGGAAGCCGCCCAGCGGCACGCGCGACCACACCTCCTCGCCGAGCACCCACACCACGGCGACCCAGACCGGCCAGCCGGGCCACCGCGCAACCAGGCTCATCGCCGCCCCGGTCAGCCCCACGAACACGCCGACCGCCACCGATGTGACCACCCAGGCCGACAGACCTACTGCTGCCAACCACGGAACCAGGAGAACACTCCAAGCCGTTCCGGTCACGAACCCCAGGAGTGACCCGAGGCGCCCGCCGGCACCGTGGACGCACACTGCCAGCACACCCGCGCCAGCCGGGGCCGCAGCCCACCAGCCGAGCGGCTCAGCAGAAGCCGCGAGGAGCGTCGCTGCCGCGACAGCACCCGCCGAGCGGAGCAGCACCTGGGGGGACACGACGTGCACTCTACTAAGACGCGTAGTAGCGTGACCGGCGACCGCCGCCCCGGCCACGGAGGACCATGCCCGCCACACCTGGTCGCCGTCGTGCACCACGCCCACGTCGGCCTTGGAGCTCTGCTCTCGTCCCCGGCGTGGCCGTGGGCGTCCTCGTGTCGAGCGCGACCGCCTCTGTCTTGACCGGCGCAGCGGGACTGCAGCACGCAGCGCCGACCTCAGTGCAACCGGTGTCCTCACCGGGTGCCGCCGTCGCACCACGCCGAGACGACGCCGACGGGGCTGACCTGCGCGCCCGCCCACACGTGTCGCGTTCCGGTGACCGCGGCCCGACAGCGGCGGACCTGGCGGCGCGCCGGGAGCGAGCGCTGGTGTCGCTCGACGAGCGAGCTGCCGCCTACACGGCGTTCCTGCGCGACAACCGGTGGGGGCTCCCCCTCGCCGACTACGAGCTGACGGCGACGTTCGGCCAGAGCAGCTCGCTGTGGTCATCGGTCCACACCGGTCTCGACTTCGCTGCGCCGACTGGGACGCCGATCCTGTCCGTCGCTCGCGGCACGGTGGCCGAGGCCGGTTGGGCCGGCGCCTACGGCGAGCGGACGGTGGTGGTCGACGCCGACGGCACCGAGTTCTGGTACTGCCACCAGGAGTCGACCTCCGTCTCACCTGGGGAAGACGTTGCTGCCGGCGAGGTCATCGGCACTGTCGGCGCGACGGGCAACGTCACCGGTCCCCACCTCCACCTGGAGGTGCGACCCCGCGGTGGCGCGCCGGTCGACCCCTTCGTCGTGATGGCCGACCGAGGTGCGTCACCGTGAAGTCGAATCGGGCGTGGCGGGAGGCGGTGCTGATCTCTTTGCCGCTGTACCTCGCGGCCCTCGTCGTCGCCTGCGCGCCGACGTCGAGCCCGCTGGGGGGGCCGGGCAGTCGGTCGGACGCCGCGACGTTCGTGGGACCCGTGGACGTCCCACGGGCCGAACCGTGCAGTTCGCTGCTGTCGCGTCCCGCCACACCGGTAGAGCAGGGGTGGACAACGGTCCGGCTGCCGTGCCTGACAGAAGAGGCGGAGGTCGAGGTGGCTGCTCTAGGCGCCGTCGAGGGTGGACCCGTCGTGGTGAACTTGTGGGCGTCGTGGTGCACGCCGTGTCGAGAGGAGATGCCGCGCCTCGAGCAAGCGGCCCGGGAGGCGGCGGACGACGGCGTCCGCTTCGTCGGTGTCGCGACGCGGGACGCGCCCGAGAGGTCAGGCGAGTTCCTCCGCTCGCTCGGGGTCACGTTCCCCCAACTGAGCGACGTGAGCGGCGACCTCCTTGCGGAGCTCGGCGTCCCAGGTCTCCCGGTCACGGTGGCGGTGGCGGGAGGCGCGGTCGTGGGGCAGCACGTCGGACCAGCCTCCGCGCAGGACCTCGCAGACCTGGTCAACGAGGCCCTGGACGCGGAAGTCGCGAGTGAGGCAGCGACCCCGTGAGGACCCCCAGCCAATGGTTCACCGCGATGGTCGCAGGCCTCGCGTCGGTCGCCCTCCTGGCAGCGACCGCTTCGCCCGCAGACGCGCACAGCGCGCTGGAGTCGAGCTCACCCACCGCCGGTGCGCAGCTGAGGTCGGCGCCGGACACCATCGAGCTCCGCTTCAACGAGCCGGTGCTCGCCGACTATGCGAGAGCCTCGGTCTCCGTCGGCGAGGGGGCCCCGACAACGCTGTCGCTCGAGGTGACCGGGGCGGTGGTCGTGGCCGATACGGCCGAGGTGCGAACGCCGACAGGCGAGCGCTCCATCCCGTGGACGCTGCGCTACCGTGTCGTGTCCGCCGACGGCCATCCCATCACCGGCGAGCTCCGGTTCGCGGTCGCGCCAGCACCGCCGGCGCCGGACACGACAAGGTCGGCGGCTCCCGAGGACGGCGGCGCCGCGCGCACGGAGGACATCCAAGCACCACCCGAACCGGATCAGCTGAAATCCACGTCTTGGTGGTGGTGGACCCCCCTAGCGCTCCTGCTGGCAGGCGTCGCACTGACCCTCCGCCGGCTTACGCGAGGCCGAACCTAGAACACCCGCGACAACTAGCGGTCCCGCCCGAACGGCGCTGTGGCTCGCGCTCCACGACGGTCGGGGCTCACACATTGGGCGGCTCGCGTGCCACAGCGGCCCGTCGGCACATGGTCAGCGACACGCCGGGACGGAGAGCACCGCCCGGCCTGCCGCCGCGGAGGCCCAAGTTCGAGGACCGAGCGCGTTGGTCATGGTGGGACCGGCAGGAGCCGCACCGCGGGTCCGCGCGCTGCTGTCGACTCCGGGAACGCCAAATTTTGCCCGCAGAAAAAATTGGGGCTGCACGAACGCCCCCCGCCCCCTCGGCGCGAAGTGGACAGGGGGGGCCTGAGCGGTGGTCGGTGACACCGCCCGCCCCTCCGAGAGCCACCTCGTTTCCCGTCGGTCTACTCGGCCGAGCCCGGCGCCGGACTGCGCGCGACCTCCGACGAGTCTGGGGCACACCTACTCGAGGTGGGCTCGACTTTGGGCGGGCCCGTCTCCCACGTCTTCGTCGGCAGACATGCTGAGACCCCAGAGCGTTCTCAGCCCCGAACGCCAGGCACCGGCCAGCCCGGCCTACGCAACTGTTCGGTTGCGTAAGAAGCGGGCGTCCGTCAAGATGAACCAGTGCGGGTGATCGGGTACATCAGGGTCAGCACCGACGACCAGGCTCGTAGCGGGCTAGGTCTGGAGGCGCAGGAGCAGACGTTGCGCCAGGCCGCTGCGCGAGAAGGCTGGGACTTGGTGGACCTCGTGGTCGACGAGGGTCGCAGCGCCAAGAGTCTCGACCGGAAGGGGTTGCTGGACGCCGTCGCCCGTGTCGCCGCCGGCGAGGCGGAGACGATCGCCGTCGCCAAGCTCGATCGCCTGACCAGGTCCCTGGTCGGGCTCGCCGACTTGCTGGAGTGGGGCGAGCGGGTGGGAGCCAGCATTGTTGCCCTCGACCTCGGCTTGGACACGTCGACCAGCACCGGCCGCTTGGTGGCGCGCATCATGGCATCAGTCGGCGAGTGGGAACGCGAGCAGATCAGCGACCGGACTCGAGCGGCCGCCGCGGTAAAGCGCGACAAGGGCGAGCGGATCAGCCGCGGCTCGGTGCGCGACTCCAACCCCAGTCTCGCTCGTCGGATCGCCGCGGCCCGCGAGGCGGGTGAGACCTGGCAGACCATCGCGGACGCCCTGAACGAGGAACAGGTGCCGACCGTGCGCGGTGGCGCGTGCTGGCGGGTGTCATCGGTGCAGGCCGCAGGCGGGTACCGACGGCCGACCTCCCGCACCGCGCGCGTCGAGTTGCCGACCCCTCCGCGCCGACGACGCTAGGTGTTCGATCTTCAGGCGTCACCGTGGAGTGGGGCCGGGGAGATACTTCGGGGACCAGGGCGCCTCGTCGCGCCTCGCCTCGCCAGCGGCACGCAGCCCTGCTGCGGCGCCCCGGAGGTACCGCGAGTCTCGGGCGTTGGCCTCGATGGACCCGGCCTCGACCTCGCCCGCGACTAGGTCCAAGATGCGCGCCGCATCTAGGTAGTCGTCGCGGGTCATGGGGCCATCATGCCGGGCGGCGCGTCCTCGGACGGGAGGAGATGCGTCTTCGACGACTCGACCACCCTGCTGCGACTCAGGCGACGGCGTCGAACGGTGACCTCGACGACACCTCCTGGAGTGGTCGTGCGGGTCACGACCTGCTCCGTGATGAACAACTTGCTCGCCGCCGCGCGGCGGCGGCGACGGCGATGGTCGACGCGGGCCGCGTACAGAGACTCCGGCGCCAAGGCAGCGCCCGCGACCTGGACCAGCAGGCCGGGCAGGCCGGGATCGGAGTCGTCGATCGCCGATGCGATCCGGGTAAGGGTGGATACCCGCGTGCGCCGCTCCCCGCGCTCGAGGCGACGAAGACTCCGGGCGGCGAGTCCGGCACGCGCGGCGACGTGGCCCTGGGCGAGGCCACGCTCCTGCCTCAGCGCCACCAACAGTAGCCCCAGTGTTCGCGCCGCCGCACGCTCCTCCTCGTCGAGGGGTCGACGCCCCGGGTCCCCTGGGCTCGCCGGGTCTTGCCGGGGCGGTGCCGGACCCACTGCGCGCGCGGGACACCCGCCAGCGGTCCAACAACTACAGTCCCTCGCCGTCGTGCACGGCTCGAGGGGGGTTTCCACCCCTGCACCTTGCCTGTTGAGCCGAGCAACGTCGCGGGCTCAGCGGGGCGCAACGTCACCCCAGGACGCAAGCCACTGGACCCTGGCGTACTCCGCCGGTGCCGCCCACCAACCGTTGCCCCCGCCCTGCCCATCCGCACCTGCCGGTCCGTACTGTCCACCGGCCGAGCGTGCTCCCCGTCTCTCGTCGGACGAGCGGCCCGTCGGCTCCTACGCTCAAGTACGGCGCGCTGCCCGAGGGCAGTAGCCGGCCGATGAGTCGGCCTGGGGGCCTCCTCGACCAGCACGACCTCCGCACCAGGATGGTGGCCGCCATCTCGGGCCGCGGCATGCGGGTGCTGCACCTGACTAAGGACAACGAGGTCGATGGCTCGGCGCAGCCTTGGTCGCTGGAGGCGGCGGAGCGGCCCTACATGGTGGCCATCGGCAACGCAAACGGCCGCTTCACCACGGTGGCGCTCGACTTCGACGCCAAGCGCGGCGAGCCCGGTGACGCCGACCGCCACGCCGGCATCGTGATGGACCTCTTCGCTGATGCTGGTATGCCCGCGGTTCTTGCTCGCAGCGGTCCGACCGGTGGGCGCCACGTGCTGCTCAGCATCGCGGGCTATGGCCTCCCCGTCGAGAGCGGGCGTCTCATGGTCACCAGGCTGCGCGCACTCGGGTTGACCAGCTTGGACCCCTCCTGCATGAGCAGCGTGCGCTCAGGCATCAGGCCACCCGGCGCACCTCACCGGCGCGGGGGACGCTCCGAGGTGGTCGGCGACCCCGCCGAGGCCCTTGCTCGCCTCCGCCGCGACCGGTCCGACACCCCGGGCGCGGCCGATCTCAACGACTTCATCGACGCCCTCGCTCTCCCCAGCGACATGCGTGCCCCCCTGCGGCGCCCTCGGGCGACGACCGACGGCCATAGCGAGGTGGTGCTCGCGGACCGCTCGGCACAGCTCCAGCGGTACGCGACTGAGGTGGTGGCCGGTGGTGGCGACCTCAACCGGCTGCGAGCCTTCCTCGCCGCACTGCCTGCCGACGACGCCGCGGCGCAACACCTGGCCGAGAAGTCCCCGCGAGGCCGCGACGCCGCCCTCACCCGCTCGCACAAGAAGGCGGTGCAGTGGCTCGCCGAGAACCCCGCGGCGTACCAGGGCCAGGTCGACGACCAGGCCGTCATCGCCGCCTGGAGGGAGCGCGACCTGGCGTCCCTGGCCGCCCCGCTCGGCCCTGTGGCCGTCGTCTTGCCCGTCATGGCCGAGCAGCACCGGCAGCGCCTGGTGGGCACGAGCACGCGAGCACTGGCCGAGAGGACCGCGCTCTCCGAGGCAAGCGCGAGGCGGGGGCTGGCCAAGGCCGTGGAGGTCGGCATGCTCGAGGTGGCCGATGCCGGCAAGGGCGCCCGGGCCCGGCGGTACCGGCTGAACCCCCCGGAGCAGTGGGACGCGGCGGTGCGTGACGCAGTAGGCCCCTCCCCTGTCAAGGGGGGCGTGAGGAGGCCTACTGCGTCACCGACCGCCGCAACCGCCGCCGACCTGGCCCGCGAGGTCGGGAACGAGGTCTGGTACGCCGAGGCCCTGGGTCAGCGGGTGCGCCAGGTCTACCTCGCGCTGCACGAGTGTTCGGCCGCGGGCGACCCCGCCCCGACCGCCGCCGTCGCGCAGAGGGTCAGCAAGAGTCCCCGGCAGGTGCGCGACGACCTCACGCTCCTCGCCCACCACGGCCTCGCCCGGCAGCTCGGCCGAGCGGGCTGGGTCTCGGAGTACCGCGACCCGCGAGACATCGTCGTCGAGCTCGGGGCCGCCGGTGTCGCCCATCAGCGCCGCCGGCAGCACGCCGACCAGCGGCAGTCCTACCTGCTCGAGGTGATCCGGCATCGGTTGCACCGCAAGTTCGGCGCCCCGCCCGCCCCCGTCGAGATTGCCCCCGCCGGGCCCTCGTGCCGTGCGACGAGGGATCAGGGCGTTTTCGAGGGGGATCGAGGCCCCCTGCCGGGGCGGAAGCCGATGCGAGCGAGTGCGGCGAGCTGCTCATCGCGCCGCGCTCGCAGGTCCTCGGACATCTCGCGCCAGACGACCTCGACTCGGCTGGCGTCCAAGCCGCGGCCGCGCCGTTCAGTGTGCGAGATGCGTACCGCCTCGACCTGCCCCAGGAGCAGTTGGCGGCGCGCCTCGGTGTCCCCTGCGCGCGCCCAGTCCTCGCGCAAGGTGGAGGAGGACACGCGGTAGGTGGGCTCCGTCTTCACACCCGCCTCTGCGTCCGCGCGCGCCTGCTTCTGGGCTCGCAGCCGTTCGGTCAAAGAGGCTAGGTCCGCGCCGTCCTCCTGCATCAGGTCCAAGGTCAACCTGATCTCCGCCTGAATGTTCTCGAGCAGCGTTCGATCGGGGCCGGCGGAGGCGACGGTGACCGTCACTCCCCGCTCCTCCCCCCGCTCCGCGAGCACAACATCGACGACGTGTTGTTCCAGGCTGGGGCGGTTGATGCCCACAGGTCGGGGGCATCCCTTCTGCTGGCACCTGTACTGGTGGTACTTCGAGGCGGCGGTCGCGCGGTACATCAGCCCCCCGCAGGAAGCGCAGCGGACGATGCCGTAGAGCAGAGCCACGTCCCTGCCCGCCCGTGGCCGAGAACCCGGCTGCTTGGCCCGGTCCAACATGGCGAGGAGTTGGCGGCGCTCCTCGACGCTGATGATGGCCACATCGGTGTCGACTACGGGCAGCCCGTCGTCCCCGCGGAGTACATCGCCCCGGACGGGGGTCATGCCCGCGAGCACCGGTGAACGGAGGATGGCTTCGACCGACGCGTCGTGCCAGTTCGCATGCTGCTGGTCGGCCTCCAGCCCGCCTCCCGCGGGGCGGCGTGGTCGGGTTGGCACCCCGGTCTCGGTGAGCCACTTGGTCAACGAGTAGAGACTCGCGCCCGCAAGGGCTCGATCCACGAGGACTTCGACGACCTCGACGCGGTCGGGGTCCTTCTCGAGGACGTACCCGGGCTCCGGCGAGGCGTTGCGGTTCCGCCAGCCGAAGGGTGGCCGCCCCCCCGTACGACGCCCCGCTTTCATGAGCGCCGCCCGGGAGGCGCGAACACGGGCCGAGATCGCCGCGGCCTCCATCTCCGCGAAGACCGCCATCATTGTCGCGAAGGCGCGACCCTGGGGGTCGGTCATGTCGATCGGGTCCTCGACGGCTACCAGGCCAGCGCCCCGACCCCGAAGCATCTCGTCGGCGTGAAGGAAGTCGAGTACGTTGCGCGCCAGGCGGTCGACCTTCCAGACGATCACGGCATCGATGGGCTGCGGCGAGTCAAGCAACGACCGCCAGCCCGGACGGTCCTCGGGCCGGTGCTTGGTCGCACTCACGCCCTCGTCCTTCTTCTCGTCGACAATCTCCCAGCCGCGGGATCGGGCGTACTGTCGACCTGCCTCGAACTGTCGGTCGATCGACACGGACTCTTCGGTCGAGACAGACAGACGGGCGTACAGCGCGACACGACGGACCTGACCATCCATGAGGGGAACGTACTACGTTGGAACCTCACTTCCGCCAGCAGTACCTCGCGAAGAACCCGTTCGGCTACCGCTGCCACGCCAACACCGGCGTGCGCTTCCCCGAGACGGCCTGACGTCGAAGCGACCGAGACCGACCTCCGCATGGTGAGCGTCGACGAGCCGCACAGCGCCGGCGGTGGGCCCCCTGGTGGGCGCCCTGGTGTGCCTCGTGGTGGGCCCCGCACCGTGGTGCTGTGCGGTTCGGTGCGCTTCCGGGACACCTTCGTCCGGGTCGCAGCCGAGCTGACGCGCGCCGGGCACACGGTGCTGTTGCCGACCTTCCTCGAGCCGGGTGCGGAGCTCGGAGCCGACAATCGCGCCCGGCTGGGCCGCGCGCACCTCGCACGTGTCGCGACCGCCGACGAGGTCCTCGTGGTCGACGTGGGCGGCCACGTCGGGGAGAGCACCCGCCGCGAGATCGCCCACGCCCGCTCCCGCGGGGTGCCGGTGCGGTTCCTGGAGGGGGACGGTCGGTCTGCCGGGGCTGGTTCGCTGGGCGCCACCTGATCCTCGAAGCCGTGGAGCGGCCTTGTCCGGTGGTCGCGCAGGGCCGATGCCACCGCCCGGTGGTCGAGCAGGGGCCGCCAGGCCCGTGTCGAGACCCCCGCACCGAGGGGCCCGAGGGGGCCAGGCAGCACTAGGAGCCCGTCACCCCGGGGGTGGAGTGCGGGCTGTCGTCGCGTGCTAGACCAAGGAGCCCGTGGCACGCCGCCTTCGTTGGTCGAGCAGGGCCGCCAGGCCCGTGTCGAGACCACCGTGAGGTTCGAGCAGCGCGTCAGTCCGCGGGTGCGGGTGGACCGGTGTCGGCCTCGTGCGGCGGAGCAGCATCACGGGACGGCCCGGCGTCGGGTGGTCCGGTGTCATGCGCGAGGGGTCCGTCGAGTGGCCCGTCGAGTGGTCGGGTGCCGGTGTGGTCGCGCAGGTAGTGCGCCCCGTGCGGTGACCGCCAGAGCCAGGCGCCGGCGCCTGCGGGTGTGAGGGTCCAGTGGGTGGCGGCGTGGCCGTGGGTCTTCAACCGGTGGTGCGGCCGGCACAGCGGCGCGATGTTGCACGAGCAGGTCGGCCCACCCGCATCCGGGACGGCAGGGTCGAAGGGGACGGCGTGGTCGTGGTCGCACCTGCGGGCGGCGCGTCCGCACCACGGGAACACGCACGCCAGGTGGGTCAGAGCCGTCTGGTGGGCCAGGCGGCGTGGCACCTCGTAGGCCTCGGTGTGCACCGCTTCCGCGAGGTCGATCACGGGCAGCACCGTGACGTGCGGCGCCACCCCGTCGATGCCGGCGGTGGTGAGCCAGTCGCGGATCGCGGTCGCCGACACCGGTGCCCGGGTCTCCTCCACCCGACCCACCGCCCCGTCCCCGGCAGCCAGACGACCGGGAAACATCGAGGTGCGCAGCACCGCGTCGGACAGGTGCAGGTGCAGCAGATACCTCCGTCGCTGCCGCGGCGACGACCGACCCGCAGGAGTCTCGGGGGTCTCGACACGCTCGCCAGGGCTCGCTGCTCGACCCCCGCCCGCGGTCACCAGCTCGAGGGTGCCCTGCGCGGACGCGCCGTCAGAGCCACGGACCACGAGGTTCAGCAGCGCCTGCGCCGACAACGGTCCCGGCTCAGCCGTGGCACCCAGGGCACGCAGCCGCTGCTTCTCCTCCGTGACGGCGTCGTGGATGGCGATCCCGTCGGGCAGGTCGAAACACCCGCTCGCGTCCACCGTCCCCGTCAAGTCATCGCCGGGACGACCGTCGAGGTGCACCTCGAACCGCCGCTGCTCGCGGGCCTCGGCCCGGGCCAGCTCCGCCTCATCGGGCATGAACCGCGCCAACGCTTCCGCGACCAGCCGCTCCAGCGCGGTGACACCGATGGTCTGCGCCACCGGTGCCACGTGGCGGTCCACCCACCCGGCTGCCTCAGGGGTCAGGTCTCTGCCGAGCACCATCCGCGCAACCAATCGGGCACGCCACCCGTCCACCCGATGCGCCTGCACCGCGTCCCACAACCGGGGCAGGAGGTGGCGGCACACGAGTGCTTGGCCGAGGTAGGCGGCACCCGAGGCTGTGGACCGCCCCAGCCGGGACGCGAACTCCGCCACCGCGAACTCCGTCACCCCCGGCCCATAGGCACCGGCAATCTTGAGTGCGGTGTCGCCATAGGTACCGGCCACCGTCGCCGCATCGAGGGCGTCGGCGGGGTGCAGGTCCGCCCACGCACACGCAGCCCGCATCAGCTCCGCGTCGACCACGCGGGCGTCGGCGACCAGCGCGCCGGCATGATCGAGCACCGCGATCGCGGTGTCGAGCTCGGGTGCCGGGCTGGTGGTCATGAGAGGAGTCAAGCAGCCACCACCGACAGTCACCGGCGGCGTGGATCCGGCTGTGGACAACAGATCCGGGGCGCCGGCCTGTGCACGGGATGTGGGTCTCGAGACGGCCCGAGCGGGCCTCCTCGACCAGCCGAGCACCACGTCGGTGGGCGGGTCACCGGGTCTCGACACGCTCGTCAACGCTCGATGCTCGACCAGCGGTGGAACAGGTCGGTGGGCCCGTCACCGGGTCTCGACACGCTCGATGCTCGACCAGCGGGGGGCGCTGCGGTCAGACCTCGCGCTCCATCCAGACGGAGTCGGGCCAGCCCTCGCGGCGGCCGGGTTCGCGGGCGGCCTCGCGGAAGCCGTGGCGAGCGTAGAAGGTGGCGGCGCGGAGGTTGCCGTCGACGTACTCCAGACGCACCCGACGCCCCGGAGGCACCACGGCCAAGAGCGCCTGCAGGACCTGCCCGCCGAGGCCGTCGGCCTGGTGGTCGGGGCGCACGTAGAGCCGCCAGATGACCGGCACCTCCGGAGCCAGGTCGACGTTGCCGGTGCCCACGACCAGCCAGCCCTGCTCGTCGGCGACCTCCGCCACGACGTACGTCGTCTGCGCGAGGCTCTCCTCGACGGCCTCGACCGACCACAGCCGCTCGAGGCCGTCGCGCACGTAGGCCTCGCCCGCGAAGGCGTAGGTGGCAGGCCACGCGGCGTGGCCGACGCGGCGGATCGCGTCGCGGTCCGCGGGTGTCGCGCGCCGCACGCGCACCGCACCCGGTGCCGGCTGGTCTGCCATGGCCCCAGCCTCCCAGAGACCTGGCGGCCCGGAAGGGTGACCCCTTGCCCCGCCCGCGATGATGGGGGGTGTGACCGAGCTCCCGCGCAAGGCAGCAGCCCGCACCGCCCGGCTCGCGGCGCTGCCGCTGGGCTACGCCGGCCGCAACGCCGTGGGGCTGGGCAAGCGCCTCGCCGGGCGCCCGGGCGAGGCGGTGATGAGCGAGATCCAGCAGCGCACCGCGGAGCAGCTCTTCCGCACCCTCGGCGAGCTCAAGGGTGGTGCGATGAAGCTCGGCCAGGCGTTGTCGGTCTTCGAGTCGGTGCTGCCCGAGGAGATGGCCGGTCCCTACCGCGAGCAGCTGACCCGGCTGCAGGACTCCGCCCCGCCGATGCCGACCAGCACCGTGCGCTCGATCCTCGCGGCCGAGCTCGGCGCCGACTGGCAGGAGCGGTTGGTGTGGCTCGACGGCGGGCCCACCGCGTCGGCCTCCATCGGCCAGGTGCACAAGGGCCGCTGGCACGACGGCCGCGAGGTCGCGGTCAAGGTGCAGTACCCCGGCGCCGGCGACGCCCTGCGCTCCGACCTCAAGCAGCTGATCCGCCTCGCGCGCACGATCGGGCCGGCCTTCCCCGGCGTCGAGATCAAGCCGCTGGTCGCCGAGATGCAGGCCCGCACCGAGGAGGAGCTCGACTACCGCCTCGAGGCCGAGGCGCAGCGCACCTTCGCCGAGGCCTTCCGCGACGACCCCCACATCGCCGTGCCCGACGTCGTCGCGGTCGGCGAGACGGTGCTCGTCACCGAGTGGCTGGAGAGCCCCTCCTCGCTCGCCGCCGTCATCCGCGACGGCACGCAGGAAGAGCGCGACCACTACGGCGAGCTCTACGTCCGCTTCCTCTTCGAGGGCCCGCGCCGCACCGGCCTGCTCCACGCCGACCCCCACCCCGGCAACTTCCGCGTGCTGCCCGGGCCCGGCGGGGAGCCGGGCCGCATGGGCGTCCTCGACTACGGCGCCGTCGCGCGGCTGCCGGAGGGCCGGCTGCCCGACGCGATGGGCCGGCTCATCCGCGTCGCCTCCGAGGAGGACAGCGCCGGGCTGATGGCCGGGCTGCGCCGCGA
Proteins encoded:
- a CDS encoding copper resistance protein CopC — encoded protein: MRTPSQWFTAMVAGLASVALLAATASPADAHSALESSSPTAGAQLRSAPDTIELRFNEPVLADYARASVSVGEGAPTTLSLEVTGAVVVADTAEVRTPTGERSIPWTLRYRVVSADGHPITGELRFAVAPAPPAPDTTRSAAPEDGGAARTEDIQAPPEPDQLKSTSWWWWTPLALLLAGVALTLRRLTRGRT
- a CDS encoding recombinase family protein, encoding MIGYIRVSTDDQARSGLGLEAQEQTLRQAAAREGWDLVDLVVDEGRSAKSLDRKGLLDAVARVAAGEAETIAVAKLDRLTRSLVGLADLLEWGERVGASIVALDLGLDTSTSTGRLVARIMASVGEWEREQISDRTRAAAAVKRDKGERISRGSVRDSNPSLARRIAAAREAGETWQTIADALNEEQVPTVRGGACWRVSSVQAAGGYRRPTSRTARVELPTPPRRRR
- the lnt gene encoding apolipoprotein N-acyltransferase is translated as MSPQVLLRSAGAVAAATLLAASAEPLGWWAAAPAGAGVLAVCVHGAGGRLGSLLGFVTGTAWSVLLVPWLAAVGLSAWVVTSVAVGVFVGLTGAAMSLVARWPGWPVWVAVVWVLGEEVWSRVPLGGFPWPRLAWSAVDAPWAGWLALVGVPGTSMVVFLSGSFAAWVATMTVRRLRCPLRRPRARAAGALGTAGVSATLLSAPLLWPPASLGSGWVADAETFTVAVVQGGVPGDGTQLAAHHREVTDRLAEATVGIGRTGGTVRPVADGGVPIAPDLVLWPENSTAVDPGADADVRADLVRASAAVDAPVLVGTIEDGPRTGTAVNLTRVWRDGHDVGRAYVKRHLVPFGEYVPWRDLFRTLGVGRVDEVPRDMLPGGDQGPFGVAGTHVGLLICFDVAHDDAVRAAIDGGAELLAVQTSNATFTGTRQLNQQLVITRARALETGRAVVVAATTGVSAVIAPDGSVVSRSEDSGRAVLVEDVPLVRDKTAAAAAGPLVVPSAAALLSLSALWRRARVARLGRTSRVRRPRASR
- a CDS encoding helix-turn-helix domain-containing protein, producing the protein METPLEPCTTARDCSCWTAGGCPARAVGPAPPRQDPASPGDPGRRPLDEEERAAARTLGLLLVALRQERGLAQGHVAARAGLAARSLRRLERGERRTRVSTLTRIASAIDDSDPGLPGLLVQVAGAALAPESLYAARVDHRRRRRRAAASKLFITEQVVTRTTTPGGVVEVTVRRRRLSRSRVVESSKTHLLPSEDAPPGMMAP
- a CDS encoding redoxin domain-containing protein, translating into MKSNRAWREAVLISLPLYLAALVVACAPTSSPLGGPGSRSDAATFVGPVDVPRAEPCSSLLSRPATPVEQGWTTVRLPCLTEEAEVEVAALGAVEGGPVVVNLWASWCTPCREEMPRLEQAAREAADDGVRFVGVATRDAPERSGEFLRSLGVTFPQLSDVSGDLLAELGVPGLPVTVAVAGGAVVGQHVGPASAQDLADLVNEALDAEVASEAATP
- a CDS encoding peptidoglycan DD-metalloendopeptidase family protein; its protein translation is MSLDERAAAYTAFLRDNRWGLPLADYELTATFGQSSSLWSSVHTGLDFAAPTGTPILSVARGTVAEAGWAGAYGERTVVVDADGTEFWYCHQESTSVSPGEDVAAGEVIGTVGATGNVTGPHLHLEVRPRGGAPVDPFVVMADRGASP
- a CDS encoding recombinase family protein — encoded protein: MDGQVRRVALYARLSVSTEESVSIDRQFEAGRQYARSRGWEIVDEKKDEGVSATKHRPEDRPGWRSLLDSPQPIDAVIVWKVDRLARNVLDFLHADEMLRGRGAGLVAVEDPIDMTDPQGRAFATMMAVFAEMEAAAISARVRASRAALMKAGRRTGGRPPFGWRNRNASPEPGYVLEKDPDRVEVVEVLVDRALAGASLYSLTKWLTETGVPTRPRRPAGGGLEADQQHANWHDASVEAILRSPVLAGMTPVRGDVLRGDDGLPVVDTDVAIISVEERRQLLAMLDRAKQPGSRPRAGRDVALLYGIVRCASCGGLMYRATAASKYHQYRCQQKGCPRPVGINRPSLEQHVVDVVLAERGEERGVTVTVASAGPDRTLLENIQAEIRLTLDLMQEDGADLASLTERLRAQKQARADAEAGVKTEPTYRVSSSTLREDWARAGDTEARRQLLLGQVEAVRISHTERRGRGLDASRVEVVWREMSEDLRARRDEQLAALARIGFRPGRGPRSPSKTP
- a CDS encoding DUF4406 domain-containing protein; translated protein: MRFRDTFVRVAAELTRAGHTVLLPTFLEPGAELGADNRARLGRAHLARVATADEVLVVDVGGHVGESTRREIAHARSRGVPVRFLEGDGRSAGAGSLGAT